A genomic window from Halanaerobiales bacterium includes:
- a CDS encoding (2Fe-2S) ferredoxin domain-containing protein, whose translation MKSLEELHELRDKVKKDLNARDNKEKPKIIVGMGTCGIAAGAREILKKVMEEVKKRDIEVTVTQTGCIGMCEKEPLLDIKLPGKERITYGNLEPSDVSKIIVEHVINGNVVNDLVIARMEE comes from the coding sequence ATGAAATCTCTTGAAGAATTACATGAATTGAGAGACAAAGTAAAAAAAGATCTTAATGCCAGAGATAATAAGGAAAAACCAAAAATAATTGTTGGGATGGGGACCTGTGGTATAGCAGCTGGAGCAAGAGAAATTCTCAAAAAAGTAATGGAAGAAGTTAAAAAAAGAGATATTGAAGTGACAGTTACTCAAACAGGGTGTATAGGAATGTGTGAAAAAGAACCTTTACTTGATATTAAATTACCAGGTAAGGAAAGAATAACTTATGGAAATCTTGAACCTTCAGATGTAAGTAAAATTATAGTAGAACATGTTATAAATGGAAATGTTGTAAATGATCTTGTGATTGCTCGAATGGAAGAATAA